In Novosphingobium kaempferiae, the DNA window CCAGCTCAACATCATCGCCAGCGACGTGCTGGAACTGCCCCGGGAGCCGCGCTGATGGACTTGTCCCTCAACGAGGACCAGCGGCAGGTTCTGGACTTCATCGACAGCCTTGCGCGGCCCTTTGCGGGCGTGCCGATGCACGACGTCTCGCTGGCGCTGGAAAGTGAGGAACTGGACGCGGCGCTGGTGGAGAACGGCTTCCTCGACGTGATGGCGGTGGAGGAACTCGGCCCTGTGACTGCCGCGCTGGTGGTGGAGAAGCTGGCGCGCCTGCCTTTCGCGGTGGAGGCTGCGGCTTCGGCGTTCGTGCGACCGCTGATCGATCCCGACCTGCCGCGCCCGCTGTGTCTGGTGGAGGAAGGTCGAGACGGCGCGCCCATACGCTTCCTGCGTTCCGGTGCGACCGTCGTGGTCGTGGGCGCTTCAGGCGTGCGCAGCTTCAGGGCCGTCGAAAGCCTGATCGCACCTGCGCAGGAGGATACGCTCTACGGCTATCCGGTCGCCTTCCTGACCGGCATTCCCGATGCGACGATGGCGCATGACGTGGACCCGTCCGAAGTCCTGCGCGCATGGCGCGTCGCAGTGGCGGCGGAAGCAGCGGGCCTGCTGGGCGCGGCGCTGGCGAGTACCGTCACTTATGTGTCCGATCGCAAGCAGTTCGGCCGCCCGCTCGCCACGTTCCAGGGGATGCGGCACCGGCTGGCCGAGGATCAGGTCATGACCAACAGCGTCTACTGGCTGGCCTTGCGTGCGGCCGGGACCGGCGATCCCGGCGATGCGGCGATGGCGCTGCTGCACGCGCAGGAGGCGGCGAAGCGGGTCTGCTACGACTATCACCAGTTCCTCGGCGGCATGGGCATGACGCTGGAGCATCCGCTGCACTTGTGGACCTATCGCCTCAAGCTGTTGAGCGCGGAACTGGGAGGACGCGGGGAGCAGGGGCTGGCGGCGGCGGAGGCGCTTTGGGGCTAGCGATCAGCCCATCACCGCCACGCTGTCGCACACCAGCCGGACCAGTTCCGCCTGCCCGCGCACGCCGAGCTTGGCGTACAGCCGCTTGGAATAATTGCGCGCCGTTTCCAGCGTCAGGCCCATGCGCTCGGCGGCTTCGGCGATGGACAGCCCCTCATTGAGCGCGATCGCCAGTTCGGCCTCGCGCGCGGGCAGGTCGAACAGGCGGGCGAGGCGTTCCACGCTGGCAGGGGTTCGCGCATTCGGCAGGCGGCAGAGCGCCAGCATCGAGGGGCGCGGCATGTCGCTGGTGGACGTAAGCAGCGCCTCCAGCCTCGGTTCCTCGTGCAGCATCACCGCACGCGGCGGCGGCGGACTGTCCGAGGCATAGAGCCCTGCTGCCGCGCTGAGTTCCCGTTCGGCATGGACGCCGAGATCGCGCAGGCGATCCCCGATGCGCGGCACGTAGCCGAGGTTGATGCGCAGCCACGCATCAAGGCGCGGGTCGATGCTGAGCAGACGCGCCTCTCGGTCGAACACCATCCATGCCGTCGCGCTGCGAGCCATGCCCTGTGCGCTGACGCTGGCGCGGATGCGGTGGTCCTCCAGCATGACGTAGCTGCGCAGGGCCGCCTCCAGATAGGGCGCGAGGGAGGAGAGCAGGGCGCTGTCCGCCGCCTCGCACGGCTTGGCGCGGGCGAGGATCAGCCAGGCGTCGGTCTCTCCAGCCTTGGACAGGCGCACCACGCGCTCGTCGGCGATGCCGAGGCGGGCCATCTTGGCCATGCGTTCAGCGCGGAACACCGGGTCGTGGTCGACGAACTCGCCGACACTGTAGACCCGGCCCGGACGCAGCTGGTCGTAGTGCAGCCGCTCCAGCGCATGCATCTCGAAGGGATCGACCTCCCGCGCCTCCGCGCGCAAGTCGAGACCGGCGTGGAAGTCGGTGATCTGGGCGTGTGGACCGTCGCCCTGCTTCATCACGATGCTGACGTACTCGGCATCGCTCCGGCGACGCAGGCGCTCCAGAAACTCGGAGAACTGCGCCGCATCGCCAATCCCCGCTATCAGCGGCAGCAGCAAATCTGTCTCGTCTCGCGATGTAAGCGCCATGGCTTCCTCCCATATGGGAGGTTCTCCGATTTGTCATCCTTGCAAAGAGCGATTCGAGCCCACGGAAAGGGCGACCCTGCGAAGGCCAAAGGACCAGAGATCCTGATGAAGACCCTCACGCACCTCGAAAGGCTCGAGGCCGAATCCATCCACATCATCCGCGAAGTCGTCGCCGAGGCTGAGAAGCCGGTGATGCTCTATTCCGTGGGCAAGGACAGCGCGGTGATGCTGCACCTTGCGCGGAAGGCGTTCTATCCCTCGCCGCCGCCGTTCCCGCTGCTCCATGTCGATACGACGTGGAAATTCAAGGCGATGTACGACCTGCGCGACAAGATGGCGCGTGAAAGCGGCATGGAACTGCTGGTCTACCAGAACCCCGAAGCGGCCGAGAAGGGCATCAACCCGTTCGACCACGGCGCGCTCCACACCGACATGTGGAAGACCGAAGGGCTCAAGCAGGCGCTCGACAAGTACGGCTTCGACGCGGCCTTCGGCGGCGCCCGCCGCGATGAGGAGAAGAGCCGCGCCAAGGAGCGCATCTTCTCGTTCCGCACGTCCTCGCACGGCTGGGATCCCAAGAACCAGCGCCCGGAGCTGTGGAACCTCTACAATGCGAAGAAGGCGCGCGGGGAATCGATCCGTGTGTTTCCGATCTCCAACTGGACCGAGCTGGACATCTGGCAGTACATCCACCTCAACGACATCCCCATCGTCCCGCTCTATTTCGCGGACAAGCGTCCCACCGTGGAGCGCGACGGGATGCTGCTGATGGTCGACGACGAGCGTTTCCCGCTGAAGGACGGCGAAGTGCCGGTGGAGCGCTCCATCCGCTTCCGCACGCTGGGCTGCTACCCGCTGACGGGCGCTGTGGAGAGCGAGGCGAAGACGCTTCCCGAGGTGATCCAGGAGACGCTCCTCACCACCACCAGCGAGCGGCAGGGCCGCGCCATCGACAAGGACGCCGGCGGTGCCGGCATGGAAGTCAAGAAGCAGCAGGGGTACTTCTGACATGGCACAGAACGACACCGAGACGGTACTGAGCGACACCAAGCCCGTGCAGAACGACGCCGAAGCACGCTACGTCACCGACAGCCTCATCGCAGAGGACATCGACGCCTATCTCGTCCAGCACGAGCACAAGACGATGCTGCGCTTCATCACCTGCGGCAGCGTCGACGATGGCAAGTCCACCCTGATCGGACGCCTGCTCTACGATTCGAAGATGATCTTCGAGGACCAGCTCGACGCGCTGCAGTCGGACTCCAAGAAGGTCGGCACACAGGGGCAGGAGATCGACTTCGCGCTGCTCGTCGACGGCCTCGCCGCCGAGCGTGAGCAGGGCATCACCATCGACGTCGCCTATCGCTTCTTCAACACCGAGAAGCGCAAGTTCATCGTCGCCGACTGCCCGGGCCACGAACAGTACACCCGCAACATGGTGACGGGCGCCTCGACCGCCGACCTTGCGGTGATCCTGATCGACGCGCGCAAGGGCGTGCTGGTCCAGACGCGCCGCCATTCGTACCTGTGCCATCTGATCGGCATCAAGAACGTGGTGCTGGCGGTGAACAAGATGGACCTCGTCGACTACGACCAGGCCGTGTTCGATGCCATCGTCAAGGACTACGCCGAGTTCGCGAAGTCCATCGGGATCGAGAGCTTCACCGCGATGCCGATTTCCGGCTTCAAGGGCGACAACATCACCACGCTCTCGGACAATACGCCGTGGTATCAGGGCCCGACGCTGGTCGAGCACCTCGAAACCGTCGAGGTTCTGTCCTCCGTCGATGCCGACAAGCCGTTCCGCCTGCCGGTGCAGTGGGTGAACCGTCCGAACCTCGACTTCCGGGGCTTCTCGGGCCTCATCGCCACGGGCGGCGTCAAGCCGGGCGACAAGATCCGTGTCCTGCCCTCGGGCAAGACCAGCACGATCACGCGCGTCGTGACCTTCGACGGCGATCTTGACGAGGCCGTCGCCGGCCAGTCCGTCACCGTCTGCTTCGAGGACGAGATCGACTGTTCGCGCGGGTCGGTCATCTCGGTCGCGGACAATCCGCCGCAGACCGCCGACCAGTTCGAATCGACCATCGTGTGGATGGCCGACGAGGCGCTGATCCCGGGCCGTGCCTACTGGCTCAAGCTCGGCACGCAGCAGGTTTCCGCGACCGTCGCCGAGCCCAAGTACACGGTCAACGTCAACACCATGGAGCACATGGCGGCCAAGACGCTCGACCTCAACGCCATCGGCGTGGCCGAGATAACCACCGACAAGCAGATCGTCTTCGAGCCCTATGCGGAGAACCGCACGCTCGGCGGGTTCATCCTGATCGACAAGATGACCAACGCCACGGTGGCGGCGGGCATGCTCAATTTCTCGCTGCGCCGTTCGCAGAACGTCCATTGGCAGGCGGTAGACATCGACCGCAAGCAGCACGCGGGGCTCAAGAACCAGAAGCCCGCGGTGCTGTGGTTCACCGGCCTTTCGGGCTCGGGCAAGTCCACCATCGCCAACATGGTCGAGAAGAAGCTGCACCGGATGAACCGGCACACCTTCCTGCTCGACGGCGACAACGTGCGCCACGGTCTGAACAAGGATCTCGGCTTCACCGAGGCCGACCGCATCGAGAACATCCGCCGCGTCGGCGAAGTCTCGAAGCTGATGACCGACGCGGGGCTTATCGTCATCACCGCGTTCATCTCGCCGTTCCAGGCGGACCGCGAGATGGTGCGCTCGATGCTGCCCGAGGGCGAGTTCATCGAGGTGTTCATCGACACCCCGCTGAAGGTGGCCGAGGCGCGCGACGTGAAGGGTCTCTACAAGAAGGCGCGTTCGGGCGAGCTGAAGAACTTCACCGGCATCGACAGCCCCTATGAGGCGCCGCGCAACCCGGAGGTCCGCATCGACACCACCGTGATGTCGCCCGAGGAAGCTGCCGACCTCATCGTCGACACCCTGCTGGGAGACGCCTGATGAGCCTGTCCGACGGCGATCTCGCGGCGAAGTTGGCCGAAGAGGCGGGCAAGATCCTGCTGAGCGTGCGCGGCTGCGGCCTGTTCGGCGGCAAGGCACTGGGCAAGGCGGGCGACCAGACCGCCAACCAGTTCCTCTGCCACGCCCTGCGCGAACAGCGCCCGGATGACGGCCTGCTCTCCGAAGAGGAGAAGGACAACGCCGAGCGCCTGTCCAGGAGCCGCGTGTGGATTGTCGATCCGGTCGACGGCACCCGCGAATATGGCGAGGAGCGCGCCGACTGGGCGGTCCACGTCGGTCTCGCGGTGGACGGCGTGCCGGCGCTCGGTGCGGTGGCGCTGCCGGGCGCGGGCCTCGTCCTGCGCTCGGACCAGCCGGGCGAAATTCCGCCCGCACCGGAACGCCTGCGCATGGTCGTCAGCCGCACCCGTCCGGCGCGGGAGGCCACCAGCGTCGCCGAGACGATCGGCGCGGAACTCGTGCCCATGGGCTCGGCCGGGGCCAAGGCCATGGCGATCGTGCTGGGACAGGCGGATATCTACCTGCATTCGGGCGGTCAGTACGAGTGGGACAGCTGCGCTCCTGCCGCCGTCGCGCTCGGCTGGGGGCTGCATGTCTCGCGGATCGACGGCTCGCCGCTCGTCTACAACCAGCAGGACGTCTACATGCCCGACCTGCTGATCTGTCGGAAGGAACATGCCGAGATGGTGCTGCGCGAGGTCGCGGCGCTGGTTTGAGGTAGCGTCAGTACCCGACCCACTCTTCGTCATTGCGAGCGCAGCGAAGCAATCCAGCGCACCACACCACGCTCGATTGTCTCGCCACGCTCGCAAACACGATCCGACCCCGCAGAATCGCCCCGACGGCATTTTGCTGGCGACGGTGGATCACATCTCAGTCAACATTGCTGTTCAGTGACGCCCCCGCTATAGCCGCCCCCTTTTCCGGGAATTCAGGGGCAGACATGGAAGCGAGGACCAGGCGCAGGGTCAGGGATCCCATCGCCACGCGCGAGACGATCCTCGAAGCGGCCAGCAACCTGCTCGCCAAGGACGGCCTGGAGGGCGTGAGCCTTTCCGCCGTGGCCCACCTGGCGGCGGTCAACCGGGGCACCGCCTACCAGCATTTCGAAACGCGCGAGAAGCTGATCGAGGCGACCATCGAATGGGTCTCGGACAAGCTGTTCCGTGCCGTCTTCGGCGATCCCGACACCATCGGCGAACGCCGCGTCGAGGAGGTGGACACCGCCGCGCTCACCGACCGCCTGTGCGATTTCGCGATGGAAAATCCCGAGATCTGCCGGGTCTGGCTCCAGCAGGTGCTCGCCTCGCCCGACCCGAGCCAGGATCCCTTCTGGCGCGAGTATGCAGGCTCGCTCCAGCGGTTCGCCGATACGAAGCTCGCGATGCCGGGGATCGATGCCGAAGTGTTGGCGGTAATGAACCTTGCAGGCGTGTTCTTCTGGCCGATCTTCGCCCGTTCCCACGCCGCCGACGATGCCGAGCGCAGCACGCTGGGCCACCGCTTCAGCCACGAGATCCTGCGCCTTTCGATGTACGGCTCGATGAACGCCTCGCGCTTCCCGGACATCGCTGCGCGGCTGGCGGCGGAGGGCCCGCCGAAGCGCGATTGAGGGAGCAACCTTGCCTTTCGTCATTGCGAGCGCAGCGAAGCAATCCAGCGGCGAGAGCCAAATTTGGATTGCTTCGCTGCGCTCGCAATGACGAAACGGAGGAACACCCTGTCCCAAAGCATCCGCACACCTTTCGCCTCCGCGATGCCATGCCCCGCCGCCATTGACGCGAGGGGGCTCCACCCGTCAGCAGGGTTGGCGAGTTCGGTCGTGTCGCGGCCGAAGAGGGAGTGCCGGTTCCATGTTTTCCGCTATCGTCATCGACAAGACCGAAGAGGGCCAGACCGTCGGCCTGCAGCAGCTGGATGAAAGCGTGCTGCCCGAAGGCGATGTGACCATCGACGTCGCCTATTCGACGCTCAACTTCAAGGATGGCCTCGCCATCACCGGCAGTTCGCCGGTCGTGCGCAAGTTCCCGATGGTGCCGGGCATCGACCTCGTCGGCACCGTGACCGAGAGCAGCCATGGCGACTGGAAGGCGGGCGACACCGTTGTGCTCAACGGCTGGGGCGTGGGCGAGGGCCACTGGGGCGGGCTGGCTCAGAAGGCGCGGCTCAAGGGCGACTGGCTGGTGCCGCTGCCTGCGGCCTTCACCCCGGCGCAGGCCATGGCGATCGGCACGGCGGGCTATACCGCCGCGCTCTGCGTCGATGCGCTGGTCGACTGGGGCGTGATGCCGGAGCAGGGCGAAGTGCTCGTCACGGGCGCGACCGGCGGCGTCGGCTCGGTCGCCATCGCGATCCTCAAGAGGCTGGGCTATTCGGTCGCCGCGCTGACCGGCAAGCCTGCCGAGGCGGACTATCTCAAGGCGCTGGGCGCCGAGACGATCATCGACCGCGCCGAACTGGCGGAGAAGGGCAAGCCGCTCCAGAAGGAGCGCTGGGCGGGCGTGGTGGACACCGCGGGCAGCTTCACCCTCGCCAATGCCTGCGCGCAGACGAAGTACGGCGGCGCGGTGGCGGCCTGCGGTCTGGCGCAGGGCGCGGACCTTCCGGCAACGGTCATGCCCTTCATCCTGCGCGGCGTGGCGCTGCTCGGTATCGACAGCGTGATGGCGCCCAAGGCCAAGCGCCTGAAGGCATGGGACCGGCTGGCGAAGGATCTCGATCCCGCCGCGCTCGACACCATCGGCCAGACCATCGGCCTTGGCGATGCGGTGGATGCCGCCAAGAAGTTCATGTCGGGCGAGGTCAAGGGCCGCTTCATCGTCGATGTGAACGCCTGACGTCACCATGACTAAGAGGATGGGCATGACGGGTTCGGTCAAGGTGGTGGACGGCCTTTCCGTGGTCCACGGCATCGCGCTGGAGGACGAACAGGGCATCGGCGCCCTCACGCTGGGCGGTTACGTGCGCGAAATCGCCGCGCGCTACGGCCCGCGCGAGGCGGCAGTGATCCACCTTGACGGGCAGGTCGTGCGCTGGACCTATGACGAGCTTTACGCCCGCTCGCTACAGGTGGCGAAGTCGCTCATCGCGCTCGGCACCGGCAAGGGCACCCGCGTCGGCATCCTCATGACCAACCGGCCGGAATTCCTCGCGGGCGTCTTGGGCGCGGCGCTGGCGGGCTGCGTGGCGACGCCGATCAGCACGTTCTTCACGCCGTCCGAACTGGAAGTGGTGCTGAAGGCCTCGGGCGTATCGGTGCTGCTGCTCGAACGCTCGGTGCTAAAGAAGGACTTCGCCGAGATGCTCGCCGGGCTTGAGCCCGAGGTCATGGCGGCGCAGCCCGGCGCGCTGGCATCGCGCAGGTTCCCGTTCCTGCGCTATGCGGCAATGATCGACAGCGACGAACCGCTCGGCATGATCGAGACTTTCGCCGCGTTCCGCCGGCGCGGCGCGGGCGTGGCCGAGGAACTCGTGCTTGCCGCCAGCGATGCGGTGACGCCTGCCGATCCGGGCATCCTGCTGTTCTCCTCGGGCTCCACTGGCAAGGCCAAGGGCATCCTCAGCGCCCATCGCGGCGTCTGCCTGCAACTTTGGCGCTGGCCGCAGTGGTACGCCATCCGCGACGAGGTGCCCGCGCGCACATGGTCGGCGAACGGCTTCTTCTGGTCCGGCAACTTCGCCTGCGCGCTGGGCGGCACGCTTTCGCGCGGGGGGACGCTGGTCCTCCAGCGCTGGTTCGACGCGGCAGAAGCACTGGACCTCATGGCAAAGGAGCGCGCCAACATGGCGCTCGCCTGGCCGCACCAGTGGCCGCAGCTTGAGGCCGCGCCGAACTATCAGGACGTCGACCTCTCCTCGCTCGTCTACGTCGACATGCACATGCCGATCGCGCGCCATCCCACCGTGAACAGCACCTGGCGCGAGCCGGGGCAGGCTTACGGCAATACCGAGACGTTCACGCTCATCACCGTTTTCCCCTCCGGAACGCCGGAGGAAGTCGCGGGCAAGTCCCACGGCGAGCCGACGGCGGGCTCCACCATCAAGATCGTCGACCCGATGACCGGCGCGACGATGCCGCTGGGCGAACGCGGCGAGATCGCTGTTAAGGGCGCGACGGTGATGCTGGGCTACCTCGGCATTCCGCTCAGCGATTCGACCGACGGCGACGGTTTCCTGCGCACGGCGGACGGCGGCTACGTGGACGCGCAAGGCCGCCTGTTCTGGGAAGGTCGCCTCAACGACATCATCAAGACCGGCGGCGCCAACGTCTCTCCGCTGGAGATCGACGAAGTGATCCGCGCGCACCCGGACGTGAAGGTGTCGCAGACCGTGGGCGTGCCGGACGAACTGCTGGGCGAACTCGTCGTCTCGTGCATCGTGCCGGTGGAAGGCGCGAGCCCGAGCGCCGAGGCGATCCGCGATTTCGCGAAGGAAAAGCTCGCCAGCTACAAGCTGCCGCGCCGCATCCTGTTCGTGGCGGAGGACGATCTCCAGACCACCGGCAGCTCCAAGATCAAGACCGCCGAACTGCGCAAGCTGGCGGCGGAGCGGCTGGCGGAGGTGTGAGGCCATGACTACCCCCGACTTCGCCGACTGGCTCGCCATCTGCAATCTCAAGGCCGCGTACTGCCGGCTGCTCGACACCAAGGACTGGGAGGGCTGGAAGCAGCTCTTCACCGAGGACTGCGTGCTAGATACCACGGGCAGCGGCGGCACGCGCGAGCAGGGGCGGGATCGTATCGTGGCGCAGGTCAGCACGGCGCTGGCCGGGGCGAAGACCGCACACCAGATCCATTCGCCGCAGATCACCGTCGACGGCGACCGGGCCGAAGTGGTCTGGGCGATGCAGGACCGCGTCATCAAGGACGACTTCGCACTCACCGGCTATGGCCATTATCACGAAACGTGCGTGCGGACCGCCGAGGGTTGGAAGATCGCCGAGCAGCGCTTGACTCGCCTGATCCTCGACATCGAGCGTCCCGCTTCGTGACGCATCGCGCGAATTGCTGCGCACAATTCGGCTGGCAATCCTGAGCACGCTCAGTAATCCTGTGGCCATGGAACGCAGGGTGGGCACGGTTCTGGCGCAAGTAGCGCGGCTCATGCGCCGCTCCTTCGACGAGCGCGCGCGGGAGATCGGCGTCACGCGACCGCAGTGGCAGGTGCTGAGCGTGCTGCGCCGCCATCCCGGTATCAAGCAGGCCGAACTCGCCGAAATCCTGGAGGTCGAGCCGATCACCGCCGGGCGCATGATCGACCGCATGCAGGACGGCGGCATGGTCGAACGCCGCGCCGACCCCGCCGACCGCCGTGCCTGGCGGCTATACCTCACTGCACGCGGCGACGAGATGATCGAGCGCCTGCAACCGCTGGCGGAGGAGACGTCCGAGGCCGCGCTCGCCGGGATCGACGATGCGGACAAGGCGCACATGATGCGCACGCTCGACCGGATGCTGGCGAACCTGACCGGGAAGCCGCCGGTTTCGGAGGATTGACGGCCTCGTCGTCCCGGACTTGATCCGGGACCGTTGGCTGTGAACAGCCGGTCTGTGTGCAGAATGCGGGGGCTTCGGCAAGCTCAGCCTGAGCGGGCTCAAAGGGTGTTCGTCATTGCGAGCGTAGCGAAGCAATCCAGCGGCAGTGCATAACGCGTGATTGCTTCGCTGCGCTCGCAATGACGAAGGAGAGGGCTCGCGTTCATCTTCATCGCCCCGGCGCATCGCCCGGCGATAGGCGGGGCAGGGGGCAGGCGCTATGGTGCCCCTCGAAGCAGCCGACCCGCATGCAGCGGGCGGCCGGGGAGCGGAGGAAGCGTGGGCAAGACCATCGTCATCACAGGCGCGGGGGCCGGTCTCGGCAAGGCGTTGGCGCAAAGGTTCGCGGGCGAGGGCGAGACGGTGATCCTGCTCGGCCGCACGCTGTCGAAAGTGCAGGCGCTGGCGGACGAACTGGGCGCTCCGGCGCTGGCGGTGGAGTGCGACGTGGCGGATGCCGCCTCCGTGCGCGCCGCCTTCGCGACGATCGCGGCGCAGCATCCGAAGATCGACGTGCTCATCAACAATGCGGGCATCTACGAGCCGTTCACGGTGGCGGAGGCCAGCGACGCGCAGATCGACGCGATCCTGGACACCAACCTCAAGGGTCCGATCTACTGCTGCCGCGCGGCGATCCCGATGATGGAGGCGGGCGGCCTCATCATCAACGTGGGCAGTGAATCGGTGGCGGTGCCGTTCGTGATGCTCTCGCTCTACCAGTCCAGCAAGGCGGGGCTGGAGATGTTCACGACGGCGCTCGAAGCCGAACTGGAAGAGAGCGGCATCCGCGTCGCCTTGCTGCGCGCCGGGCCGATGTACGACGAGGGCAAGTCCTCGCCGAACTGGGACCGCGATGCGGCGATGCGCTTCCACATGGGCTGCGCGAAGAACGGGCTGGACCTGCGCGCACGGCCCGTCTCGCACTCGGCTTCGCCCACCAGCGTGTTCCGCGCGGTGATCGACCTGCCGCCCGACGTGCGCGTCAGCCACGTCTCCATCGGCGCGCGAAAAGCCTGATCTTCACGAATCTCTCGGCAAGGACATAGCAATGACAACTCTTCCCGACGCCAGGCTCTACATCGACGGCAAGCTGCGCGATGCGGCCGGGGGCGCCACTTTCGACGTCATCAGCCCGTGGACCGGCGAGCCGGTGGGCAAGGCGGCGGACGCATCCGCCGACGACGTGAATGAGGCGATCGCCGCCGCTCGCCGCGCCTTCGACGAGACCGACTGGTCCACCAACGTCGAGAAGCGCGTGGCGCTGGTGAAGAAGTACCGCGAACTGTTCGAGCGCGAACGCCCGCGCCTTGCGCAGCTTGCCATCCACGAGGCGGGCGCGGCGCAGGGCGCGGTCGGCCGCGCGCATGTCGGCATGGCGATCGACGGCTGGGACGATTACATGGCCGTGTTCGACAAGCTGGAGTGGGAGAAGGACTATGGCGAGAAGCCGGCCTTCGGGATGATCCACAAGCGCCTCGGCGTGCGCGAGGCGGTGGGCGTGGTCGGCGCGATCACCCCGTGGAACGTGCCGCTCTACGTCAACATCGGCAAGGTCGTGGCGGCGCTGCTGGCGGGCTGCACGGTTATCCTCAAGCCCGCGCCGGACACGCCGGGCATGGGCGCAATCTTCGGTGAACTGGCCGCCGAGGTGGGCTTCCCCGATGGTGTCATGAACGTCGTGTTCGGCGCCGATCCGGCGCTGGCCGGAGAGATGCTCGTCACCGATCCGCGCGTGGACCTGATCTCGTTCACCGGCTCCACCGGCGTCGGCAAGCGCATCATGGAGCAGGGCGCGGGCACGCTGAAGCGCGTGTTCCTGGAGCTTGGCGGCAAGTCGGCCAAGATCGTGCTCGACGATGCGCCCAACTTCGCCATGGACGTGGCGATGACCATGCTGGTCTTCCATGCGGGGCAGGGCTGCGCCGTCCATTCGCGGCTGCTGGTGCCGCAGAGCCGCTACGAGGAGGCGAAGGCCATCCTCAAGGGCGCCTACGGCAACTTCGGCGACAACTGGGGCGACGTGGAGAACCCGGCGCACATCATGGGCCCGGTCGTATCGAAGCGGCAGATGGAGCGCGTGAAGAGCTACATCGATCTCGGCCAGCAGGAAGGTGCGACGCTGCTGGCGGGCGGGAACATCCGTCCTGACAAGGGCGGCGGATATTTCGTGGAGCCGACCTGCTTCGTGGACGTTACCAACTCCATGCGCATCGCCCAGGAAGAGATCTTCGGCCCGGTCCTCGTCGTCATTCCCTATGAAGACGACGAGGACGCCATCCGCATCGCCAACGAGAGTTCCTACGGACTCTCGGGCGGCGTTTCGGGCAGCCACGACCGCGCGATCAACATCGCCCGCAAGGTGCGTACCGGCTCGATGAGCGTGAACAACGGCATGTGCATCGCCGGCGACATCCCCTTCGGCGGCTTCAAGGCCAGCGGCATGGGCCGCGAATGGGGTCTTGAGGGCATCGAGGAGTTCACCGACGTCAAGATGCTCGCCTGGCCGGTCGGGCAGGTGGAAGCCGCCTGAGGCGCGATGGAGGACGAGGCCGACCATCTCGTGGACCTGCCGCCGTCGCTTGCAGCGGCGGTGGCAGCGGCCTGCGGGGCGGTCAGCCACAACCTCAACGGCCAGCGCCTCGGTCGCAAGGGACGGGTCACGCGTGAGCGGATACTTGCCGCCGCGATCGACCTGATCGAGACTTCGGAGGAAACCGTGACGCTCGCTCGCGTGGCGAAGCGGGCGTCGCTGGGCATGACCTCGGTCTACAACTACTTCACCGACATGACCGAACTGCTGCTGGCGGTGCTCGATCCGGTCATGGCGACGGCGGAGGACGATTACCTCTGCACCGTGCGCGAGCGGTGGTCTGACGCGGATCTCTACGAGCACTGCTACCGCTTCGTGCGCGCCTACCACGGGTTCTGGTCACGCCATTCGCGTCTGCTCCACATGCGCAACGCGCTGGCCGACCAGCAGGACGCACGCATGATGGCCCACCGCATCCG includes these proteins:
- the cysD gene encoding sulfate adenylyltransferase subunit CysD, with translation MKTLTHLERLEAESIHIIREVVAEAEKPVMLYSVGKDSAVMLHLARKAFYPSPPPFPLLHVDTTWKFKAMYDLRDKMARESGMELLVYQNPEAAEKGINPFDHGALHTDMWKTEGLKQALDKYGFDAAFGGARRDEEKSRAKERIFSFRTSSHGWDPKNQRPELWNLYNAKKARGESIRVFPISNWTELDIWQYIHLNDIPIVPLYFADKRPTVERDGMLLMVDDERFPLKDGEVPVERSIRFRTLGCYPLTGAVESEAKTLPEVIQETLLTTTSERQGRAIDKDAGGAGMEVKKQQGYF
- a CDS encoding 3'(2'),5'-bisphosphate nucleotidase CysQ translates to MSLSDGDLAAKLAEEAGKILLSVRGCGLFGGKALGKAGDQTANQFLCHALREQRPDDGLLSEEEKDNAERLSRSRVWIVDPVDGTREYGEERADWAVHVGLAVDGVPALGAVALPGAGLVLRSDQPGEIPPAPERLRMVVSRTRPAREATSVAETIGAELVPMGSAGAKAMAIVLGQADIYLHSGGQYEWDSCAPAAVALGWGLHVSRIDGSPLVYNQQDVYMPDLLICRKEHAEMVLREVAALV
- a CDS encoding acyl-CoA dehydrogenase family protein: MDLSLNEDQRQVLDFIDSLARPFAGVPMHDVSLALESEELDAALVENGFLDVMAVEELGPVTAALVVEKLARLPFAVEAAASAFVRPLIDPDLPRPLCLVEEGRDGAPIRFLRSGATVVVVGASGVRSFRAVESLIAPAQEDTLYGYPVAFLTGIPDATMAHDVDPSEVLRAWRVAVAAEAAGLLGAALASTVTYVSDRKQFGRPLATFQGMRHRLAEDQVMTNSVYWLALRAAGTGDPGDAAMALLHAQEAAKRVCYDYHQFLGGMGMTLEHPLHLWTYRLKLLSAELGGRGEQGLAAAEALWG
- the cysN gene encoding sulfate adenylyltransferase subunit CysN, whose product is MAQNDTETVLSDTKPVQNDAEARYVTDSLIAEDIDAYLVQHEHKTMLRFITCGSVDDGKSTLIGRLLYDSKMIFEDQLDALQSDSKKVGTQGQEIDFALLVDGLAAEREQGITIDVAYRFFNTEKRKFIVADCPGHEQYTRNMVTGASTADLAVILIDARKGVLVQTRRHSYLCHLIGIKNVVLAVNKMDLVDYDQAVFDAIVKDYAEFAKSIGIESFTAMPISGFKGDNITTLSDNTPWYQGPTLVEHLETVEVLSSVDADKPFRLPVQWVNRPNLDFRGFSGLIATGGVKPGDKIRVLPSGKTSTITRVVTFDGDLDEAVAGQSVTVCFEDEIDCSRGSVISVADNPPQTADQFESTIVWMADEALIPGRAYWLKLGTQQVSATVAEPKYTVNVNTMEHMAAKTLDLNAIGVAEITTDKQIVFEPYAENRTLGGFILIDKMTNATVAAGMLNFSLRRSQNVHWQAVDIDRKQHAGLKNQKPAVLWFTGLSGSGKSTIANMVEKKLHRMNRHTFLLDGDNVRHGLNKDLGFTEADRIENIRRVGEVSKLMTDAGLIVITAFISPFQADREMVRSMLPEGEFIEVFIDTPLKVAEARDVKGLYKKARSGELKNFTGIDSPYEAPRNPEVRIDTTVMSPEEAADLIVDTLLGDA
- a CDS encoding helix-turn-helix transcriptional regulator, translating into MALTSRDETDLLLPLIAGIGDAAQFSEFLERLRRRSDAEYVSIVMKQGDGPHAQITDFHAGLDLRAEAREVDPFEMHALERLHYDQLRPGRVYSVGEFVDHDPVFRAERMAKMARLGIADERVVRLSKAGETDAWLILARAKPCEAADSALLSSLAPYLEAALRSYVMLEDHRIRASVSAQGMARSATAWMVFDREARLLSIDPRLDAWLRINLGYVPRIGDRLRDLGVHAERELSAAAGLYASDSPPPPRAVMLHEEPRLEALLTSTSDMPRPSMLALCRLPNARTPASVERLARLFDLPAREAELAIALNEGLSIAEAAERMGLTLETARNYSKRLYAKLGVRGQAELVRLVCDSVAVMG
- a CDS encoding TetR/AcrR family transcriptional regulator, which produces MEARTRRRVRDPIATRETILEAASNLLAKDGLEGVSLSAVAHLAAVNRGTAYQHFETREKLIEATIEWVSDKLFRAVFGDPDTIGERRVEEVDTAALTDRLCDFAMENPEICRVWLQQVLASPDPSQDPFWREYAGSLQRFADTKLAMPGIDAEVLAVMNLAGVFFWPIFARSHAADDAERSTLGHRFSHEILRLSMYGSMNASRFPDIAARLAAEGPPKRD